The following DNA comes from Synechococcus sp. CC9616.
AACCGCCTGGAAGATGAACGACAGGAGCGTGGCGAGATCCCCCCAGGCAGCGATGAGCTCCAACCCGATTGATCCTCTGCGGCGTCAGATCGCCGAACTGATCGTGGTGAGGGCCAGTGGTCATCTGGATGATCAGCAGCGCCGTTACCCCCGCTGGGAACTGCCCAACTCCGCATTGCGGCGGCTGCTCCACAACGGTGTCGGCGGCGTGATTCTGCTGGGGGGAAGCGCCACCGAGCTGCAGCAACGAACCCGCCAGCTGCAGAGCTGGGCCTCACAACCTCTCCTGTTCTGCGCCGATGTGGAGGAGGGCGTGGGCCAACGCTTCGAGGGCGCCAGCTGGTTGGTGCCGCCCCTCGCCCTCGGCCGCCTCCACCGCAGCGAACCCGCACGTGCCCTGGCCCTGGCGGAGCGCTATGGACGCTGCACCGGCGAACAGGCCCGTCGCTGCGGCCTCAACTGGGTGCTGGGCCCCGTCTGCGATGTGAACAACAACCCCGCCAACCCGGTGATCAATGTTCGGGCCTGGGGTGAAGATCCAGGAACCGCTGGAGCCCTGGCCGCCGCCTTCCAGCACGGCCTCAACCAGGTTGGCGTGCTGGGTTGCGCCAAACATTTCCCGGGCCATGGCGACACCGCCAGCGATTCCCATCTGGACCTGCCGGTTCTGCCCCACGATCGACAGCGTCTTGATCAGATCGAGCTACCGCCGTTTCAGCAGTTGATCGAGGCCGGAATCGACAGCGTGATGACGGCTCACCTGCTGCTGCCGAATCTGGACCCGGAACGCCCGGCCACACTGTCGCCCACGGTGCTGACGGACCTGCTGCGCCGGCAGATGGGGTTCAGGGGACTGGTGGTGACCGATGCGCTGGTGATGGAAGCGATCGCTGCCCGCCATGGTCCCCAGGAGGCGGCCGTGCTCGCCTTCGAGGCCGGGGCAGATTTAATCCTGATGCCGGCTGATGCCGACGCCGCGATCGACGGACTTCAGGCAGCCTTCAGCGATGGCCGCCTGCCGATGGAGCGTCTTGAGGAGGCCCTGCAGCGGCGGCGCCAGGCCCTTGCCAAGGTGGCCACAACAACAACCGCGGCGATCGCCAGCGAGGACGATCGCGAGCTCGAACGGGAACTGGTCGCTGCCTGCAGCACCATCCAGTGCGCTGCAGGGATCAGCGCCAGCAGCGGTGTGAATCTGATCCGTGTGGATGGCATCTTCCCCTGTCCCGCCTTGAGTGGCGATGCTCCGGCTCTGCAGCTGCCGGAACGTTTGGGGTTGGCCAGCGTGGTGATCCATGGCCAGGGGGTTTCCCCTTGGCAGAACAATGCAGACACTCCGCTGGCCCTGGAGCGAATCGGGTCAGGACCCGTTTTGCTGCAGTTGTTTGTGCGCGGCAACCCGTTCCGAGGCCACAGGGATGGTCGGGAACCCTGGCTGGCG
Coding sequences within:
- a CDS encoding glycoside hydrolase family 3 N-terminal domain-containing protein; amino-acid sequence: MSSNPIDPLRRQIAELIVVRASGHLDDQQRRYPRWELPNSALRRLLHNGVGGVILLGGSATELQQRTRQLQSWASQPLLFCADVEEGVGQRFEGASWLVPPLALGRLHRSEPARALALAERYGRCTGEQARRCGLNWVLGPVCDVNNNPANPVINVRAWGEDPGTAGALAAAFQHGLNQVGVLGCAKHFPGHGDTASDSHLDLPVLPHDRQRLDQIELPPFQQLIEAGIDSVMTAHLLLPNLDPERPATLSPTVLTDLLRRQMGFRGLVVTDALVMEAIAARHGPQEAAVLAFEAGADLILMPADADAAIDGLQAAFSDGRLPMERLEEALQRRRQALAKVATTTTAAIASEDDRELERELVAACSTIQCAAGISASSGVNLIRVDGIFPCPALSGDAPALQLPERLGLASVVIHGQGVSPWQNNADTPLALERIGSGPVLLQLFVRGNPFRGHRDGREPWLAAVRQLQRLDRLAGLVVYGSPYLWEQLKAGLDPEIPAAYCPGQMPEAQRHVLTTLLRPAEASAHNGEFTD